The Ahaetulla prasina isolate Xishuangbanna chromosome 5, ASM2864084v1, whole genome shotgun sequence genomic sequence ATCGGTTTGGTAGGTTTAGTTACCTGCCAATAATATTTCATAAAAACTCAGAAATCTCTGGAATGTAAATGTTGTCAAAATCTTGACACATGAAATAATGTGTCAAACAAAATTCTGCTATGACAAAGtatatttttctgtactttggggtCCATTTACTGaattagcattttttaaataaataaaactgatacGTTACCTTTCTGGTCTTTAATAGTCATTCCCTTTCAAAAAGcaagaaatttaaattttactAAAGTAAAAAGAGtgatttttatttctgcaatGATAAActattaaccaggggtgaaatctagaaattttccctaccagttctgtgggcgtggcttaattggtgggtgtggcttggtggtcaggtgattgaatgggcatggtcaataataaataataaaaataataaagtatacaaaacttgggaggtaccggtctaccttctttaaaaatagaggcactggtctactagctgcctacagcgctaatcagctgtagtgcagccctttgaagtgccgcggcagtcatttaaggccgtttgcagctatatcaccaccgaaagtttcagggacagagaagaggaacagcgaggcatgggcattggggagggggcagggatttttgctaccggttctccgaactacctgccccaatcgctaccggatcacgggatccggtccgaaccgggagcatttcagcctTTCTATTAATCCTTATTTCTAAACAAGTGCTTTGATCCATTTTTAATAAATGATTTATCAGATTGCCTTTCTTCTAGTCCTAAAGAAGAATTCTTACCCCATACAGATTTTGTCCAAACCTGCCCCAATTGGGTTTTTTCTTTAGTAAATCAGACAATAGTGGTGTTCAGGAATCATCCTAAAATTACACTTGGGTAATCCCTGAAAGATAAACCAAAGTATTCACTTTTTCCTATTTATAACTAGCATTAAAttgggtttccacaaagaagcaTTATGTTCCCATATGCACATTTTGTGCTTATGTTTTTtatattactatttttttctaaTGAGTCAATTTCACTTATACGTACAAATTGAAATGCATCAATAATGAGTCAGTTTGGTTTAATGGTTAAGGTACCAAGCTAGAAATTGGGAAATTGTGAGTTCAGTcctactcacctcacaggattattgttgtgaggaaaataggaagaggaaggtacgTTGGATATTTTTTCTGGCTTCAATTATTTgtgaaataataaaggcaggatacaactaAGATTTACCTTGGCTAAGATATAGAGAAGTGTTTTGATTCATATAAGGATCTTCTGTTTTCTTCCAGGATATATGACCTCTGAAAGACAAACTGCATTaaagttaaattataaatttcCAACAGTTTGTCTTAGATGTGGAATGTTGAGTTGAGAAAAACAAATATAGAACCCCTATCATTTATGAAATGAATTTTGCATTCATTGCattgtgacttttaaaaaatgttcagagGCATACCAAAATAGATAATTTCTCACTAATCTCTACCCTACCTATCAATacacattttttaattaaaaggttgCAATTTAAGTGTGATTACAACAGTTttgtaaatttatatattttggaCTGTTTATGTTATTTTAGTgaacatgaaaaaaataataattaattttggTATAATTCTGAGATTTGTTTCTATGCATTTTTAGACATATGTACACAAatgcagtgatatttttaatcctaaaatatttagtgTTTCATTTATAGGAAGTACTCACTGCCTAGAGTTAAGCAGTCCTTCCCAGAATATGGATGAGGATGTACAGGCATCAACCTACAGGTAATGTGCATTCAGTTGTCTTTATTGTTGTGAGGTAGGGGTGGGGACAGAaactggggaagaaaaaaaaatcacccttaTCATAGCACAAGCCCAGGTACTTTCGTGACACTGTACATTAGAAACCTTGTAGTGCAACATTGTAATACTACTTTGATAATCTtgtagactcagaagctgcatgcACATCACTATACACCACTTTCAAAGTATTTGTAAAACcataaagcagatcctttatataggccatggggtgtggctccatgactcagcacttatccaggcctgcccctcccttccttctgttgccgctgcctatcaattctcctgaagcgagggttactccagtctgcagctgttggtaattgaccttcctcaggctcacatgctgtgggggagggggaggggtctagttgctccgtttgcatgggcatggagccagagctgggggctggaggcacttcttcctgctcggcctgtctgggcatggagccagagctggggccgggaggcatgctaggacattcctcagcgttcggaagcagataagacgggcccggctgcggggaaagcggatgaggcacaacactaCATGTATTAGATTATAGGCTTaggatatttatttgtttatttactatttattcattcaatttctatagctgcccatcttaatcAATGACTGCGTAGCTTACAGTTTATTTAACTGTAACTTCCACCAAAATTAGAATTCCAGTATGTGCGCATTTAGCTGTTTGCTACTATTTCATACTTATTTGTGTAGTTTTAAGTCACATTAAGTTGAGTCAGAGTTTCTGCTTAGCATATAGGAATCTATTGGTAAAGAATTGAAATAGATTCTCTGTATATCGTTAATGGATaaatgacttttggaaactttatcCATCCTTGTTTTTAATAGGTATGCAGACTCTTATTGTGATATTCCATTACCTGTTAGTCCTTATCAGGTGAATAATAATCCACATCAGATTTATTCTGCTATTCAGAGCATGGTAAGTTTAGCATAATGATAGTAATACTATCCCAGTAATATGTCATGTGTACGCCGATTCCTTTATTATATACTGCAAGAAACAATTATTAAGAAAGCCAAGATGTCTAATTTTATTACCAATTTTCAGGTGAAATATACTTTATAATTAGCAGTTGGCCTTATTACCCATTTTATCTATCTATACTGTAGATATAAAGGGAGAAATTGACTGGATCCTTCAGCAGTGCTTTTTCTatgtagttttattattattaacatgccttGCCTTGTTTTAGAGAGATGTCACGTGATCTCAAAATTACATGAAATAATATGGAATGTGTAGAGTATTTGAAAGCTATAGCTAGTCTAGAAGGCAGTGGTACAAGGCAATTTTGTCTCAATATGTTCGTATAATATCACTGCTCTTAGCTGTACTGATTTCCAGTAGGCTTCCAAATCAACTTCAGGGTCCTGATTACCACCTGTAGAGTATTACATGGCATAGAACCAGGCTATTTTCAGGACCACCTGTTCCCCATTATTTCTGCTTATCCCATCAGGTCTAGCAGAGAGGACATTGTCTGGGTCTCTTACCCTGAATTATGTCTTCTCTGTGCCTGCACCTCCCCTGTGGTCTTGACCCCATTAGTGTTTCTGAAGACTAGGACACTCCTCCGGACTTTTGAGCCAGGCAGTTAGACGAGCTTTGTGGAGATGCACTCTTATGATGGCCATTGTTGTGAAATGGACAGCTCTATGAATCATATAAATAACTAATAATATGTCATACCCCATCGAACTTCCAATTGATAATTTTACATCAAAGATGTAAACAAAAAGGCAGAGTTGCGCAAACAGCTTATGCAACTTTACTGTTTGTGAGTGTGTCTCATGCTTAATTTTTGAAGGTATTGCATGttaccattttaaaaatcttttgtatGCCATCATTATTAAGTGTATAATTTGAAATGATTTTTAAGCAACCCATGGTCCTTTTCATACAATAAATAATGAAGATAGAGAtgatttgttttgaaatattttaaaattcttattttctaGATGACATGTTTGACACAAGAGTATGTTCCATACAGTCCAATGGGACAGCCATTTCTTTACCCACAGATGACATCACCACAATTTCCAAGTATTCCAGTATCATCCTACATGAATACTGGGCAAGAATCTTCTGAAAGTAGCTACTCAGAAGCAAAAACCCACAGTCAGTATCTTATTACAAAAAATACTCCCAAACGAAAAAGAACTCTGGAAGTTGGGGACAATGATAGTAACAatgaaaatagtaggaaaaaatacaggaaaaaatgaGTAAAAATGTAAAGGGATaagttattaaatattataggattgtatttatttataaataaatgtattattaaatAAAAGCATATGATCCTGatatttataaaagaaatatcaaacacacacacacacacacacacacacacaccaccctcAAATGGAATCTAATTATGTTCTTTGAAAAAGTCATGAAAATTAAATAAAGTTTATTGAAAAACATCTCATTTTACTTGAAAGTAAGTGTGTGTTATTCTGACAACTATGTTCAAACTGTAAGCAGAAAGATTTCTGAATTACAAACATATAATTAACATATTGAATTGTTATACTATTCAAAATGCAATGCATAGTTTGTGGTTAGTCCATTTTTGTGGGAAAATATAAGATTCATATGTTGTCATTGTCAATGCTAAATTGATGAAGAGTTGTTTAACTAGAAAAAAGTCCTAAAAACAAGACTGGAAGATGGCTGATttgctttatatttctttttgaacATATTAGACATAaactatataccgtatatactcgagtataagccgatccgaatataagccgaggcacctaattttaccacaaaaactgggaaaaactattgactcgagtataagccgagggtgggaaatgaggcagctactggtcaatgtaaaaaataaagatagagccaagtaaaataacatgaatatttatttgaacgaaaaacaataaaagtgcaaaagggggaaggaggattcccagctttagaaaatttagaactacgccgcctttggtatgacctgagcatagctcataaaattatctgctacaatgtacttcctatcaatgactacttcagcttcaaccacaacaatacacgagaacacaatagattcaaacttaaaagtgaacctctccaatctagattgcagaaaatgtgacttcagtaacagagttgttaatgcctggaatgtgctacctgactctgtggtctcttcccaaaatccccaaagccttaaccaaagactatctagtattgacctcaccccattcctaagaggtctgtaaggcgtgcataagagcaccagcgtgcctaccgtccctgtcctaatgttccctttagttgtattccttttatgtattcaattcatgcttatatttatataattatttaatatgtatttgacaaaataaaatgaatgaatgaatgaatgaatagaatagaatagaatagaatttttattggctaagtgtgattggacacacaaggaatgaatgaatgaatgaatgagtgagtgagttacttcaacaacattgtctcacagaaattgacaatacaactgcaagcatgaaaatgagtcctcctttagcttccaagggaccagggtgcctctgaaggtcagtgctctaagcactaagaacccagcacaaatctaagcctgtatgcacaccaatagtgaaaataccctgcacagtgtctcttggcagaaggttaattttcatagacgttggggtggctcttgttttttttggcagggcaataagggtctctaatatcattaaacccaagtgtgaggaaaaagacagcagctaaaatgttaaggccagttgtgtgaccttctccaatacagttggcctggctgtttgccaaaacttaaaacaccctcccatcccccctccctgctaaagcttctttcttaaaacaattgtggtctttgcctttcattgtgccaatcgactttagaagtctgtgtgtgtgtgtgtgtgtgtgtgtgtgagagagagagagagagagagagggagggagggagtgcaaaagggggaaggaggattcccagctctaaacaaagggaaatcccggaatgccagcgcgaaaggcggtgctcacgttcctcctcccttgctcaaaagccccaacatgatattggaattggatgccattatatacctgctgaggggataatttgaataacttgaaagatataaaagctctaaacatatttgtttaaaaatctaaaatctatacttaaaataaatgaatataaagtaataaagttctttaaagttgtaattcactttgctgctgaaaaagaaaagaagcttaacaccttaaatggtatttattaactgaaatatcatcaaatcaaatatataatgaggtatattataatgacctttgttttcagaaagaagcatgatggaagtttttcaataaagggggaaatatagaaaaaacttagtgtcatgctcatatatcatctttacagatgttgttaacactatactatggcagcatatgatggtacaatgtttcaatcaatttcaggatgaaaaactcatcaatgaggaggaggagtataatttattaaccttgtatgatatcagtttctcaaggactctagaaggacccgaggaagaaatctctgccccctccccactttccctttccaacccagccttccaaggggacctttgagggagaaatctctgcccctcccactttcctttccaaggcagccttccaagaggacctctcgaaaagagcgaaagctttctcctggccgtttaccaccaccacaccctccacgccgccatggcacgagctcagattgccggctggggatgatgggcgctgcagtgcgatctcggagagactaggggggaagaaagaatgactgtttccccacaccctaggattggggaaaacattgaccccccccttagttgcgggagaagggttgcgcttcaaagcggtcgcctccatccatcaatccatccttccttccttacttccatccatccatccatcctttttttcccagcgagcgtgtgtgtgacatgcaagcaaggcgtctcacgggcgtgtgtgtgtgtgtttgtggtggggtctcgtcccagccacccacccactcgctccctttccctcttcgggcgtgggctgttcccgttcgcctggcctccgtcctccgatctcctgcgctgggaggcggcggcgagccagcggcaaccgggcaccgcggactttggcaaggaggaaggtgggaggaagcggagctgccggctgtgggggttgaggcgtgcaagaggagtggcgtggaaaggcctttttgtgtgtgtgtgcgtgtgtgtgcgcacctgtgtgccctagggagggaagcggagctgccggctgtgtgggggggttgggcgtgcaagaggagcgcgcctcctcctcttcctccacgctcgctcttcttgcacgcctcaaccccaccatccccaccctctccagcgtgaaggtcacctcctccctcttccaggcggcggcgggcggcggctcggctcggcgggcgccacagccggcagctccgcttcctcccacggtcccagtcagcgagcggtggcgacatgcggcgcgcgctccgctttcaccgttcggctggactgggaccagtgggaggaagcggagctgccggctggggatgatgggcgctgcagtgcgatctcggagagactaggggaagaaagaatgactgtttcccacaccctaggattgggaaaacattgaccccccccttagttgcgggagaagggttgcgcttcaaagcggtcgcctccatccatcaatccatccttccttccttacttccatccatccttttttttttccccgcgagcggtggcgggcggcggctcggcgggcgccacagccggcagctccgcttcctcccacggtcccagtccagccgaacggtgaaagcgatgccgagcgccgccgccgccgccgccgccgccgccgccgccgcctcccag encodes the following:
- the RBM11 gene encoding splicing regulator RBM11 encodes the protein MTTQNRADEPDRTLFVGNLESRVKEEILYELFLQAGPISKVTICKDKDGNPKSFGFVCFKHTESVPYAMALLNGIRLYGRPIKVQYRFGSTHCLELSSPSQNMDEDVQASTYRYADSYCDIPLPVSPYQVNNNPHQIYSAIQSMMTCLTQEYVPYSPMGQPFLYPQMTSPQFPSIPVSSYMNTGQESSESSYSEAKTHSQYLITKNTPKRKRTLEVGDNDSNNENSRKKYRKK